Within the Salarias fasciatus chromosome 2, fSalaFa1.1, whole genome shotgun sequence genome, the region ATGATGAGCTTTAGATCTCCCACTGCGGGAGAGTTGTCACATTCTATATTTAAACAGAGTCATTTCTGTGGAAGTCGCTCAAAAATGCACATGtagaatagaaaaacaaaagcatagCCTCACTCTGCTTTGAGTTTCTGTATGATTGACTTGGAGAAGAAGACCCACacagcacagggagaacatggaaactcagTAGAACAAACAGGCCTGGATCCAACCAGGATCTTGTTGTGATGCAGCACTTGAGTCTTTTCATGTTGCTTCGCTCAGAGGTTCATATTACTGTCACACTGGAGTCTTCTGAAGCGCGAGACAGCCTTCAGCTGCTGTGTTCACGTTCACTTTCTgtcctgttttcctcctgcagtgaaACTTTCTGGCCGACTGCAGTAGAAGATCGTCATTAAATCCtcataataaatgaaaatggaCCAGCCCACAGCGGTTGGCGGCAGTGGTAATTCCTTTTATtgaagggaaaaataaaaacaatttatttgACATGAATACTTATATTCATTATTCATGTTCAGGGTGGAAATATTGGAGAGAGAATAATTAAGGAGCATTACATAAGTTTATAATCACTTAACGCAAAGAGCCtcaaatgagtgtgtgtgtgtgtaagatgaTCTTTTTATCCTGCAagcttcttttctctccagtttatTTTTTGTCCTCTGAATAAAGTCTAAACAGTTGATGATACTCACAGTcctatgaaaataaaactgttcaCTGTGCACTCTTATTTGATCaatgatttattgttttatttatcaaaacTATGACTAAAACAAGCATCCAGGCGTTCCTGAAAGGTACCATCATCACTGTTTTTAATAGCTAATAAAAATTCATTCTTAAATACTTTGTACAAACAGTATCTACATGATCATGTGACAAACGAAGCTGCTTTACTGACACGGATCAACACGAGGTGAAACATTCAACTTTACGCTTGGCTGAAAAACTCCAACAAGGAGTTTAAGTCATAATTATCAAGTATTTCCAACAACGAGGACACCTTCGTTTTGACATTCTGGCCTTTGAACTTGAACTTGTCGATGAAGAGGTCTGTGATCATTCCTgcggatgaagaggaggaaaacatgacTGCAGCGAATCGACATGTCGACGAACCGACAGACCGTCCGGGGAGCCGGCTGTACCGTAAAGCCGCTCCAGGTGAGCCGGCTGCTTCTTGTACTCCTCCAGGAGGCTGGCCGACTCGTCCAGGATGCTGCGGTACTCCGGGATCAGGAAGTCAGCGTTCCCCTCGTGGACCTGAAGCTcctgtggaggagagagagccaGCGGACGCAGCTGGGAgtccaacatctggaaacacagcagctcacaGTGACGGAGGAGGAAGGCTTTCCCCGATCGACCCTCACCTTCAGAGCATCGATCAGCTGGACTTTCCTGGCCAGCAACAACTGGCACTCCAGCTTTGGGTGGATCATTCTGAGCGTGTGGCTCACGGAGTCATCGCTGATATCTGCAACACCGACAGATCAGAAACTCTGGCTCCAGGTGGGAACGGCGCTGCGCGGCGGAGCACCCACCGTACGAGATGTTCAGGTTGATCTTCTTCTTGGTGGCTTCTTTAGAGAGAACGTCGCTCaggatggagatggtggagatgtTGTCTGACCTGAAGTGGCCCTCTCCCTTGCTGGAATCAGACACGGGGTCATTTGTAAGGTGCAATTCCGGGGCGTGCTCAGTGCTGCGCCCGGCGCGTTTACCAGTAGGTGGCTTCCAGCTGTGTGCCCAGGAAGGTGTTGTGGAAATAGAAAGTGATGCTGTCTCCTGCCGGAGTCTTTTCGGGCACCTCCGGCAGACAGAAAACCACCCAGGAGTGAATCTCTGCGAAGCTGAACTGCCCCACCAGACTGAGCCTGTTCATGGGCCTGAAACAAAGACCAGACCGGGAGGGGCCGAGAGTTGAGTGAGTTAATGAAATCAAAATAATCCCGTCAAGCCTTAGATTGAgtagaaacacagcagagcaggttTCCCTCTGACCGGTCCGGGTCGATGCTGTGAGTCCGCTGGTGCAGCGACAGAGGCTTGACCTGGTACTGCCGCACCTGGCAGGTCTTAGGCTGCAGCCTGGGGGTGATGTACGCCTGCAGGGTGCCGTACTGCCCCTCGATGGACCTCACCTGGAAGACAAGTCCCCccgattcacacacacacacacacatttctgctgGTCGGTAGATAAACCACCCAATAGgttcacagtagaggaggaatCATTTCAAATAAAGGAAGAACTACGGGAACTTTATGAAGTGAGCTCCTATAATAACACACACTAGGATCAATACATGGAAATAAGTTCTGATGCGACCTTTGACCTCGTGCGTGTGGCCTCCACAGCCCGTTTACCTTCAGCTCCAGTCTGGTGGTGTTGGCCTGACATCTGTATGTGGCCAGGAGGAAGTTCCCATTGGGCTGCTGTGAAGGGAGGGAGAGTTGATCACTGCATGAGCGAGACGGTGCAGAGCTCTGCCGGACGACGAgctgacggaggagacggaggagacggaggagacggaggagacggaggagacggagaagacGGAGCTCACCTCCGAGTCACACTCGCTGAAGCTGACCACGGCCGAGTTCTTGTCTCCGTCCAGCAGGTCGATGGGGACGTCGCTCTGCGGAGCGTCACACACGTTAGAGACGGGATGTAAAGCATGCGAGGGGAAGCCTGGAGTGCAGGGAGCACCTGGAGCAGCAGGTTGTCGATGGCCGTCTGCACCTCCAGGGTGAGGCTGTAGCTGGCGTCGTCCTGGCACAGCGTGAACTTGTCGTTGACGCTGAAGACGGGCACGGCGGACACGGCGGTGCTGGACTGGGACGTCTGCTGGTACTGCTCCCGGCCCTGCAGCACtttgacctgcagctgctccagctccgcCCTGGGAGGCGGGGCAAGGACAAGAGCCAGTCAGCACGCTTCCTCTGAGGACGCAGACGAACCAGGAGCCGAGGAACGCCTCCCACCGCAGCGCCTCCACTTTAGACTGGGTCTCCTTGCTCATCTTGACCTCGTCTCCGTGGCCGAGCTCGGCCTTCTGCGGCTCGGTGGTCAGTCCGGTCACCCATCCTGGAGAACAGAGGCACGGGAGGGATGAAGGAGAGCGTCAGACCTCTGGTTCACTGCTGGATAACgggaaaacccacacattttaacgaaacaggaagtgaaccagGAAAGGAAGATAACTGGAGTGTTTCTGTCACCGTGTGGAGCTGAAAACTGAGCAGTGAGGTTAGAAACGTTTGGGTCTGACCTGTGTAGGTGGAAGTCAAGACTTCATCGTAAGCCTCCTTTCCCACACAGCCACCCTGGACGGACGTCACGCTCTCCGACAAGACCTGAGAAGCACAGAGTGTGAGCTTTCTAcacttaaaacaaacaaaacaaacagaagtggACATGAAATCAGGTGAAAACCAGGAAGAGCTCGTGACcagtgttcagtgtgtcagACAGAAACTCACATGCTCAAAACGCACTGTGGGCTCACCGGAGCTGTCAAAACCAAACACCTCCACCGTGCCATCGTCGCGGCCCACCAGGATGTCGTTCACTCCATCTCCGATAATGTCGTATGTATCCATGCAGAGAATTCCTGAAGGGAAGCCAAACAGCACATCCGTATTTTAAAAGAGTTGGAATCATCCTGCTGGTCTGGCTGGTCTGACGCAGGCATCAACAGCATACCTCCTTTCTTCTTGTCATTGTCGATCTCCCATCTGGTCACAGCTGAGCGCTCGCCGACCTGAACCAGCCCGATTTTTCCATCGATGGTCCCGTACAGAACCTCCTCTCCTGAAGAAAAGTCGCAGACACACATTAAAGTGAAGCCGCTCCACGTCGAACTGCTGCATCACACTGAGAAATCGACTTGCCTCCTTCTTTATTGTACCGCTCCAAGACAGACGGCGGTCCAGGGACTTCTACTTCGTAAGCGAGCTCAGACCCCTACAGCGAAATAATAACAACAACTCAAACCTGATCAGACCCCTGCAGAGGAAACCTCTGCAATGTTCACCTTCAGCACTCTGAGAACTCGGTCTTGGCACGCCAGCACCGGCACCACACGGCTCAGTTTCTCTGACGACAGACACATGATGTCGTTGATTTTGtctccagacaggaagtagtCCTGATCCTTGCAGTCAAAGTAGTGGTTGTAGATGTAGCTGGCGCACACAAACAGGTCAGCACCGGAGACGTGCCTGGGGAAAACACGGTGAGGGAAATATGAAaacagatccaggtccaggagCAGCGTGGATCACGGTGAGGAGAAGCTCCTACATGGCGTTTATGCTCTCAGTGAGGTTGGCATCAAAGGTCAGGAACTGTTTGCCCTTCTTGGTGAATCCTCGCACTTGAGAACCAGAACAGACAAAGATCTTCTCCTGGGGCGTTCCCACGGCGCCCCCAAGATCAATTCTAGTTATCTTCTGTCCGGGGAGGGTCTTGAACACCGGCTGAAAAAGGTGGAAGACAAACTCTGATGAGTAATGAACCTGAAGTCCCATTTACCACCGCTGTGAGTAAAGCCTCGACCCACCACAGCTTCTCCCTTCTTCATCCCAAAACATGTGAGGATACCATCATGATCGGCAATGGCGACCTGAAACATGACAGAGATTAACATCTGAAATCCTGAACGAACAAAGACAAGCAAAGGTTTCATGTCTCGAGCAGAAAATGCATTCACTTCAGTTCTATCAAGAAGTGATGAGAAACTGTCACCCTGCACTGCATCTTGGTAAAACTTAGAAATACAGAGTAGATAAACACATCAAGAATTCTATATGCTGTAAAAATCAGTCGACAGCCACAGTACCTTCTGAGTTGCCTTTTTTCCCAGAGCTGGCAGCAGCCTCATGGTTTTCTGGGATGTTACACCAACCTGAGGGAATCATTTACATCGAGacctcattttattttaatccagTCCAACCATACTAAATAACAGTCCTGCCTGGATTTGCTCTTACCTGGATATAATCCACTCGGTTGAGGTTAATTTCCATCTTCTGCCTCTTCCCAGATCAAACTAAATGAAGAAGTCGATTACAGAACTCACAGGTTCGTTAGTCGATCATTCATCCGATCAATACTGAGATCTGGTCCTGGAAACATCTACAGGATAAAGGTGGTTGTAGTTCAGATTGGGATTATCTAAAGTGAGGAGATTAGCTGGCCGAGCTAGCATTAGCTAGCAGGCTAATTGGCTAAACACGAAGCACGAGAGCAGAATTCATCCGCTCAAACCGGGGGGTGTTGCACGTTTAAAGCAAGCCCTGCTCCGaatcacataaaacacagatttaACTTCCTTTTAAGAAAGAATTTAGATCACAAACAGCTCCGGAAATACAGCGAAAAGAAGGCTGTTGTCGTTACCAGGGTGACGCTTCAGGGCTAACAAGCTGTCATTTCATTGGGCGAGAATTTTTCACGGAAATCGAAACTGCTCACCTATTGGTTGAATCACCTATTTCCGATTTCTACTAAAGCGAAGGTATCGCGCGCCCATCCGGCGTCTGATTGGCGGAGTCTGAAGTTAGTGTCATTCATCCAACCAATCGTCGTTATCCAAATCGAAACGTGACCAATCAGAGACAGGGGCGGGACCGGGGCGCGTCACCATACTAGGATTTGTAAATCCCGCTTCGCTCAAACGGGCAGTTCTTACGTTTATGTGTAATCCGTAATGTTGATATTCACATTCTTAATTTTGTTGTATCTATCGCTAAATTGGGCATGTTTTTTTAAGTAGAGTTTAagaaactaaattaaatagaagtTATGTGATAGAGTGAAGTTTATGTCTGTCATAACAACTATAAGGACACATCATCAGCAAGCACCTCCGTATTATTTCATATCATATTGATTTAATTAGATCAATTCTttttctcaattaaaaaaatgcactttGTCTAATAGGCAAATGAACAcgttaaaatgtcagaaaagagACAAATCATAGCATGCATTAAGCATCAGGACCCTACAGCAATGAGTGGACAAACAAAGCAAActcaaaacagttttcaaactgagaaacaagTTCAACATGCATTCAGAAGCATCACATGCACCAGGCAACTCAATTCAAACGTGT harbors:
- the bbs7 gene encoding BBSome complex member BBS7 isoform X2, which encodes MEINLNRVDYIQVGVTSQKTMRLLPALGKKATQKVAIADHDGILTCFGMKKGEAVPVFKTLPGQKITRIDLGGAVGTPQEKIFVCSGSQVRGFTKKGKQFLTFDANLTESINAMHVSGADLFVCASYIYNHYFDCKDQDYFLSGDKINDIMCLSSEKLSRVVPVLACQDRVLRVLKGSELAYEVEVPGPPSVLERYNKEGGEEVLYGTIDGKIGLVQVGERSAVTRWEIDNDKKKGGILCMDTYDIIGDGVNDILVGRDDGTVEVFGFDSSGEPTVRFEHVLSESVTSVQGGCVGKEAYDEVLTSTYTGWVTGLTTEPQKAELGHGDEVKMSKETQSKVEALRAELEQLQVKVLQGREQYQQTSQSSTAVSAVPVFSVNDKFTLCQDDASYSLTLEVQTAIDNLLLQSDVPIDLLDGDKNSAVVSFSECDSEPNGNFLLATYRCQANTTRLELKVRSIEGQYGTLQAYITPRLQPKTCQVRQYQVKPLSLHQRTHSIDPDRPMNRLSLVGQFSFAEIHSWVVFCLPEVPEKTPAGDSITFYFHNTFLGTQLEATYCKGEGHFRSDNISTISILSDVLSKEATKKKINLNISYDISDDSVSHTLRMIHPKLECQLLLARKVQLIDALKELQVHEGNADFLIPEYRSILDESASLLEEYKKQPAHLERLYGMITDLFIDKFKFKGQNVKTKVSSLLEILDNYDLNSLLEFFSQA
- the bbs7 gene encoding BBSome complex member BBS7 isoform X1; translated protein: MEINLNRVDYIQVGVTSQKTMRLLPALGKKATQKVAIADHDGILTCFGMKKGEAVPVFKTLPGQKITRIDLGGAVGTPQEKIFVCSGSQVRGFTKKGKQFLTFDANLTESINAMHVSGADLFVCASYIYNHYFDCKDQDYFLSGDKINDIMCLSSEKLSRVVPVLACQDRVLRVLKGSELAYEVEVPGPPSVLERYNKEGGEEVLYGTIDGKIGLVQVGERSAVTRWEIDNDKKKGGILCMDTYDIIGDGVNDILVGRDDGTVEVFGFDSSGEPTVRFEHVLSESVTSVQGGCVGKEAYDEVLTSTYTGWVTGLTTEPQKAELGHGDEVKMSKETQSKVEALRAELEQLQVKVLQGREQYQQTSQSSTAVSAVPVFSVNDKFTLCQDDASYSLTLEVQTAIDNLLLQSDVPIDLLDGDKNSAVVSFSECDSEQPNGNFLLATYRCQANTTRLELKVRSIEGQYGTLQAYITPRLQPKTCQVRQYQVKPLSLHQRTHSIDPDRPMNRLSLVGQFSFAEIHSWVVFCLPEVPEKTPAGDSITFYFHNTFLGTQLEATYCKGEGHFRSDNISTISILSDVLSKEATKKKINLNISYDISDDSVSHTLRMIHPKLECQLLLARKVQLIDALKELQVHEGNADFLIPEYRSILDESASLLEEYKKQPAHLERLYGMITDLFIDKFKFKGQNVKTKVSSLLEILDNYDLNSLLEFFSQA